The Candidatus Zymogenus saltonus nucleotide sequence CGAGGGCGCCCCTGTTGGATATTTCGACGTCGATGTCAGGGGGGAGAGCGATATGGGGGCTATCTCCGGCGCCGATCTTGTGATCGTCACTGCCGGCTCCGCCAGAAAGCCGGGCATGACGAGGGACGACCTCCTGGAGGTCAACGTCAAGGTGGTCAAGTCGATCGCCGAAAATATCAAAAAACACGCCCCGGAGGCGTTCGTAATCGTGGTGACCAATCCGTTGGATGTCATGGCCTGGGTGACAAAGGAGGTGACCGGCTTTGACCGGAGACGCGTCGTAGGGATGGCGGGGGTCCTTGACGGTTCGAGGTTCTCCGCCTTTATCGCAGAGGAGCTTAACGTCTCGGTGAAGGACGTTTCCGCGATGGTGATGGGGGGGCACGGCGACTCGATGGTGCCTATCGTCAGCTGCGCCTCGGTTTCGGGAATCCCAATAACTGAGCTTCTCCCCAGGGAGAAGATAGATAAGCTGATCGAGCGCACCCGCTTTGCCGGGGGGGAGATAGTGAAGCTTCTGGGGACGGGAAGCGCCTACGTATCCCCTGCCGCGTCTGCCGTGATGATGGCGGAGGCCTGCCTGAGGGATCAGAGGCGGATCGTCGCCGCCTCGGCCTGCCTCGAGGGTGAGTACGGGATCTCCGGGATATATCTCGGCGTTCCGGTAAAGTTGTCAGGTTTGGGTGTCGAGGGCATCATCGAAATAAAGCTGACGGATAAGGAAAGGGAGATGCTTGCCGCCTCCGCCGAAGCGGTGAGGGACGAGATCAAGAAGGTAAAGCTGTGAGGGCAATGTGAGGAGCCTGTCATACGATACGGTCGTTGGCGCGGTAAGAGAGCTCGTCGTCTCGGCGAACAGAAACCTCCCCGAAGACGTGATAAGGGCGGTCAAAAAGGCGCGGGAGATCGAGGAGTCGCCGAGGGGGGTTGAGGTCTTAGATGAGATCATCGAAAACGCGAGGATCGCAAAGGAGAGGGGGCTTCCCCTCTGTCAGGATACGGGAACGGCGGTTTTTTTCGTCGAGAGGGGGGAGGAGGTAACGGTTACCGGCCCCGGCCTCGAAAGGGCGATCTTTGAGGGGGTGAGGCTCGGCTACACCGAGGGAAATCTCAGAAAATCCACCGCCCACCCCTTGACGAGGGAGAACGTGGGGGACAACACTCCCCCAACGATCCACATAACGATAGTACATGGGGATAAACTGAAGCTCTCCTTTCTCGCCAAGGGGGGCGGGGCGGAAAACATGAGCAGGCTCTTTATGCTGTCGCCATCCGAGGGGGAGGAGGGCCTTATCGGGAGTGTTGTTGAGACGGTGGAGAAGGGAGGCGCGAAGGCCTGCCCGCCACTGATCGTGGGGGTGGGGCTCGGGGGCACGTTCGATACGGCGCCGATCTTGGCCAAGGGAGCTCTTTTGAGGGAGGTCGGCTCGGCCAACATGGATAAAAAGATCGCCGAGATGGAGGGGAAGATCCTAAAGGAGATTAACAAGCTGGGCATAGGCCCCATGGGCTACGGCGGTAGGGTCACGGCGCTCGCCGTCCATATCGAACTCCGCCCATGCCACATCGCGAGCCTGCCGGTGGCGGTGAACCTCCAGTGCCACTCCGCCCGCCACGGTGAGGTGGAGCTGTAACCTGTTTTAATAATCAGCTTGTTATTTTTTTGTTAGTAAGAAGACCCAGCGAGTTTAGTATTTCTTGTAATGATTCCAAGTTATTTATTGCAGATTGTAAATCCTCAACCCTTAAATACTCAACCGATTTTCTAAAACCCTCTGATAAAGATGATATTTCATTTCTAAATTTCTCGATCTCCGTATCATTAGATACTATTATTACTTTCTGTATGCTCGGATCTCTATTTACAATCTTCTGTAAATTTAATATGGCTGAATCACGTCCCCCTCTACGGTGAACTTCAAAAGCATAAGCTATTATTCCCAAATTTGCAATTCTACTTTTCCAAATAACATCGATTCTGCTACCGGCTGCTATTTTAATTTCTTTATCTACATCAAAACCAAGTCCGTCACCTAATTTTAAAACCAAGTCAACTACTTCATCATGATCAAAATCTTCTGAAACTTCTGAAACTAAAACATCACCTTCTTTTTTATCAGGTACATTCATACTAATATAATACAGGAGGAAATCTAGATAGAAAAGGTCTTCAAATTCTTTGAATTCATTGATAATTTTATCTTTAACCGCATTTACCAAATCACAAAACAATTTATACTGTTTTCCACTTATCGCCGCTGATTTTGGAAGCTCCTTTTCTGAAACACCCAGAGCAATTAAACCTTCTTTTGATCTTCTGTTGTAAATCGGATATTTACTGCTATCACTGTGGGTTAATATCTCTGAAACAGCGGCTGCCCCCATCATTCTGACATTTTTGATAATTAGATCAAAGCGTTTTTCAATAGGTTCATTGCTAAATAAAAGGTAACCAAAGGAATCACGTATTTTTTGTATATCAGATTTGAGCATTTCTTGTAGGAGGTAATCTTTATTAGTCCAACTATTAAAAGCCCATAATTTGTGTATCATCTCACGTAGTGTTCCCTCATCAAGTTTCAGTAATCCCTCTTTTGAGAAGTACTTTTTGAAAAATTTATTATTATATGTCCGTTCTTCTTCCCAAATTTTTCCTTCAGTTTCAATAAATTTCTTGAATTTGGGAATAACTTTTTTAATATACTCGGTATTTACATCAACCATTTTTTTAAATCGCAAAATTTGTTAATATTTATAGACATGATATATAAAATTGCCTAATTAGTCAATTCATATTGCTATTTATTTCTAAACTCGCCATACTCGGCGATGTGAAGCGCCGCCCTCCCCGCCCCGAATATAGTCGGGTGGGTCGACACCCCGTTTGACGTCAAAAATCTCATTGAGTCTATCCACACGTCAAAGGAGTAGTAGAGGGGGAGCACCACCAGCATCGTCTTCTTAGATTTCTCGTGAAACTTGACCAGGGCGTCGAGGAGGTACTCGTTGTACTCCTTCCTCGAAAAGAGGTGGGCGAACTCTATGTGGTGCTGGTAGATTATCGTGTCTGTGTTCTCGTCGTTGTCGATGGCCGTGAGGACCTGCTCGAAGACCCCCGGGAAGCCCCCGACGGCGGCGAAGTCGAGGGGGTTTTTTATCCCCGTACCGGCGCTGGGGATCAGACCTGCCAGCGTTTCCTGGGTTTTTTTCGTGTACGGCGGGACCTCAAGGCCGATCTTCGGGAGTGTGTCCGCCGCGATTATTCCCTCTCCGCCGCCCCTGTTCACTATGGCGATCCTCCTCTTGGGAGTTCCCCGCATCTTCGTGAAGGCGGAGATCGTCTCGACAATCTCGTCGAAAGTCAGGACGGAGATAGCCCCAGCCTGGCGGACGGCCGCGTTCCAGACGGCGGCGTCTCCGGCAAGGATGCCGGTGTGGGACGCCGTGGCCGTGACCCCGGCCTTTGTCACCCCCGCCTTCAAGATCAGCACCGGCTTTTTCTTCGCCGCCGAGCCAAGGAGCCTTAAAAATCTCTCCCCATCCTTGATCCCCTCGATGTACATGGCGATTATCTCGATCTTCGGGTCGTGAGCCATGTATTCCAGAAAGTCCTCGACCGTGAGATCCACCGAGTTGCCAAGGCTGACCGCCTTGTTGTGAAAAAATCCGTAGATATCCCCGCTCCAGGCCAGGGACTGGGCCGTCCCGCCGCTCTGGGAGATGAAGCCGAAGTTTCCCACCTCCTTTGAAAATATCCCAGGGGGATAGGCCAGGCCCGTCTCCGGCGAGAAGACGCCCAGGCAGTTGGGGCCGATGATCCTGACGCCGCTCTCGACCCCGGCGGCCTTAAGGTCCTCCTGAAGCGCCCTCCCCTCTTCCGACTCCAGATCCCCGAAGCCGGCCGAGAAGACGTGGGCGACCTTTAGCCCCTTCGCCCCGAGCATCCTTACGGCCTCCGGCACTTCGACCGCGGGGACCGCGATGACGGCGTATTCTATCCCGTCCGGGAGGTCGGTGATGGAATCGAAACAGTCAAATTCGTGCCCCCCTCCGCCGTCCGTAGAGACGACGGAGATCTTGCCCTTGTAGCCGAAGTTTTTCAGGGCGGTGATAAACATCCCCGCCCCCTTGAATCTCTCCGTCTTTCCTATAATGCAGACCGACTTCGGGTTAAAGACCGCATCCCAGAACGGCGCCTTTTTGTTGTCAATTTTTCCTGTCATATATCTTCCGGTTCCTTAAAAAACTCCCAATTCGTTGTAACGGTTTCGGAATAAAGATTACTGCGCTTTAAGCTGGTTTGTCAAGAATTTGCGGATTATTTTTCCATTTTTATTTTTAAAGGGTGTCATCTTGGTCTTTCAGGGAAATATCATCAGTCCAACCTTATGCTTATAAATAGAATAGGTTGTTTACAGATTTGATTTAATAATATGGGCGGTCTAAGCTAAATGGGAGGAGGGGATGGATAAAACGTTTGCAGTCCCCATTGTCGGCGGACGATATTGTCAGACGTTGTTTCTTTCATTTTGTCGGGCTATCTAACTGGTATTCATTGTTGTCGAAGGGTATCTGTTCGGTTAATGCCGCATAAAGACGCAAAAAAAGGCGTGGATTGGTCTGAAAACGACTCAATCCACGCCCCCTCGTTAAATTTGGACATTTTGGAAAGCCACGAACCCGGCTCCTTATTACATTATTTCCTCTTTAAGCTTTCTTCGATGAAATCGATTGACAACAGGCCCCGGGAGCTGTGCCGATGGACCGTAA carries:
- the mdh gene encoding malate dehydrogenase, with protein sequence MPRRPKIAVVGAGNVGQSAALFIAEKELGDVVLVDIVPDMPRGKALDILEGAPVGYFDVDVRGESDMGAISGADLVIVTAGSARKPGMTRDDLLEVNVKVVKSIAENIKKHAPEAFVIVVTNPLDVMAWVTKEVTGFDRRRVVGMAGVLDGSRFSAFIAEELNVSVKDVSAMVMGGHGDSMVPIVSCASVSGIPITELLPREKIDKLIERTRFAGGEIVKLLGTGSAYVSPAASAVMMAEACLRDQRRIVAASACLEGEYGISGIYLGVPVKLSGLGVEGIIEIKLTDKEREMLAASAEAVRDEIKKVKL
- a CDS encoding fumarate hydratase, giving the protein MRSLSYDTVVGAVRELVVSANRNLPEDVIRAVKKAREIEESPRGVEVLDEIIENARIAKERGLPLCQDTGTAVFFVERGEEVTVTGPGLERAIFEGVRLGYTEGNLRKSTAHPLTRENVGDNTPPTIHITIVHGDKLKLSFLAKGGGAENMSRLFMLSPSEGEEGLIGSVVETVEKGGAKACPPLIVGVGLGGTFDTAPILAKGALLREVGSANMDKKIAEMEGKILKEINKLGIGPMGYGGRVTALAVHIELRPCHIASLPVAVNLQCHSARHGEVEL
- a CDS encoding CoA-binding protein, which codes for MTGKIDNKKAPFWDAVFNPKSVCIIGKTERFKGAGMFITALKNFGYKGKISVVSTDGGGGHEFDCFDSITDLPDGIEYAVIAVPAVEVPEAVRMLGAKGLKVAHVFSAGFGDLESEEGRALQEDLKAAGVESGVRIIGPNCLGVFSPETGLAYPPGIFSKEVGNFGFISQSGGTAQSLAWSGDIYGFFHNKAVSLGNSVDLTVEDFLEYMAHDPKIEIIAMYIEGIKDGERFLRLLGSAAKKKPVLILKAGVTKAGVTATASHTGILAGDAAVWNAAVRQAGAISVLTFDEIVETISAFTKMRGTPKRRIAIVNRGGGEGIIAADTLPKIGLEVPPYTKKTQETLAGLIPSAGTGIKNPLDFAAVGGFPGVFEQVLTAIDNDENTDTIIYQHHIEFAHLFSRKEYNEYLLDALVKFHEKSKKTMLVVLPLYYSFDVWIDSMRFLTSNGVSTHPTIFGAGRAALHIAEYGEFRNK